The genomic window TGCATTTTGATGTACACGTGTTACGGACTCGTAATTTGCGAGAAAGGtgatttaatatcaaatagaCCGATAATAGAAACGATGTTGAAGAAAGTAGAAAGTGATGTGAAAcatatgatttaatttacatattaatacgAGCTCCTGCCTGCGTTTTACGTGCCTTAAGTGCATACAGCTCCTCGTATTTTTCGAGCGTTTAATTTCGAGTGTCTCGTTACTTATCTTTATTTGACACAGATTGCACTGTTACTATTATCGTTTCTAATATTTTCTCCGAATATAACAGGTTCAAAGTGATGCTGTAAAGACCGATTACGTTCCCTATCGACAGATAGCGATGttattttcacaaaaaaaatagaaaaaaattttttacaacgctTCAATctaagataaataattattatcttgtaTATTATTTCCAGCTACACGCATCGTGCGCAAAGTGCCGGTGAAAATCATTACACTACAGTGGGAAAAATCTTCGGATGTTATTGCCCGGCGTAATCGGcgataaaaaacattattaaacaaattgaGAGCTGAATTAAGATAACAGGTTGATTGTTAAACGAgtgaagaggaagaaaaagaaaaaaaaaagaaaaaaaaaaagttttcttttcacTTGTTATAGCTCCCACGATCCTCGCGGGCCGGAAAGTGGAGAATAAGGCCTAAAAAGCATGATCTTTTTCTTCGACGAGTGTTTTGTATGCCACTGGGCCAATCGAGCATCCTCGATTCACTACTCAGAGTATGCAGGGTTACAGCCTCCGAAGGTTACCGGCTATACGCATCTTAACATGGATGTTAGTGCTACACGAAGAATGCAGCTTCCGCGTACTTTAGTGTCTGACCGATGTCTAAAATTCCTCGTATATTCTCGATGTTAATGCAAGGCGTAATTCAAAGTGCTATTACACTctctaaaatatttcaatgccGGGTTTTATAGATGTTGCGATGTCCGCTATGTAAAACTTTATGTTTCCAAGTACCGCCTCTCTTCGCTCGATTGTCCTCGTCGCGCCCAAAGCCCGATTATtcgtacgatttttttttgatattctACTGCGCGccggttaaaaattttattttttttttttaataattcgcgacGGGACTTGCGGCGGTGCGAGCTCGCCTCGCAACTAAATTCTACCATTGAACCGTGGTAAATTTAATGCTTTCGCGAACGAGCGTGATCCGGTAATGAGTTGAATCAGAACCCTCCGCACGCGAATCGACAACACCACCTGTTGCTGATCGTTGACCTGAATCTAATAACAGGCAGAAACGTCCTGTTCTTGTCTAAAATATCTCTCGAGGAAATCGCTCATGACGGTTTAACCTATTGCCTCACTTTTATTATTCTGGAAACGCCGCGCGTTCCGAACCGTAACCGATCTTCCGTAGATTAAGCTTTTACTACGCGAAGGCTTTTCTGTAGCCGTCCACTTTTCTGCACTTTGTACCCCGCGCGGCCTCACGTGAATTCGAATCGTAAAGGCTGATAGTGAATAGGTAGtccgtttttaattttcaatcttCCTCGGGAAGAATGGCATTATTACGGCCGAATGGTGCTTCGGAAAGTGTATTCTTTCGGCGCACTTCCGCGAATTAGACATTGAGGGATGAATGGGATAATTCGCGCGACGTCATTAAGATAAATGTCCCGGCGGAGGTGTCCTACTTCTCCACTTTGGCGAACAATCGAAAGTCCGCCGCTTCTGCGACTCGGGGCACCGAGTGGTGGTATCAGATAACGAATAATAATTGGGCCCGACCGCGCGGTGCGTAGGCTCGCTGCGGCGGAATCCATTTCTCGCGCCGCTCGTGAGAATGTAACTGCGCGCTCAGAATGTGGCACGGGCTTTAATACAGTTAAACACCGTCCGTGTGGGGCCCGTGGCACTGACTATGGGATAATCGCGAAGTAGGTAACAGTATGGAGGATGCATCGCTGGCTGTTGTCGCATTAGAGATGCGCTAACCTCGATCGAGCGTGTCGAGGATGCGCCATGCGCTCAGCTTCACGCTCCTAACAAACCGTGATACGAGAAGAAAACAGAATGCATCGGGCCCGGTTTCGCGCTGTGAGTTTGCACACGTCGTTAATCCTTTTCGAGGCTAAGCGTTATAATTTCGTACACGAAAAACGCGTATCTTTTTTCGAATATGTATCAAACATGACccgcaacaattaaaaaaaaaaaaaaaaaaaaaaaaaagaaagaaaaagagaaataaataaataaaataaaacactcGCTTCTGCTCGATCTGAAATGGATAACGATcccgaattaaaataattattttatataatttttcctgAGTTTTAATTGCAAGAGAAATAGtatttgtcttttaataaGGGATAATTGATACGCGAACTTGTAATGAGCGCATAATGTAATCAGTAATCATATACCAAACGTATATGTGTGTCAAAATATTGCTGGTAATTGAGTATATTAGTTTAATTACACGCCATATGTGCATTTCATGTTCGCAGTGCTCATTTACCGGTAATCTCCGTTTCACTGGTATCGCGCCAAAAATGAACGACAGCTGGTTTGTACGTGACGTGTGCCGAGGGATGCGATGTGTACGTAATCAAAACGCAATTTGCGCAAGAGTGAGGTGCGATATAGCCGTACGTTGTGCTATTGCGCAATAAAGCGGCGGTACATCGCGAAGCACGTTACTGTTTTGTTCGTCTCGCTTTACTTATTACGGTGTTAATAAAtctggaaagaaaaatacggaatatatatttttcttattttttttttcatatcacGTCGGCGGAACAAAAATAGCATAACTTTTCGACACGGTTCCACATTTTCTTTGCGTGAATTACATTCATTAATTCGCCGTAACAATAACTGCGCGCGATGAAAAAAGCAAGATAAAGAGAAACGAGGCTGCGCGAGAATCCTCGTTAAATTCTcgcataatataataaataaaatcttatcgATCGCGCTTGTCCGGGACCGCGGCGTGATGAGAATGATGCACCGAAATGCAGGGAAAGTAGATCATCCGTGTCGATAATCCTCGCTCATTCCGCGCCGCAGGAAAATCGCAGGATAGGAAGATAGGAAGGTCACGGGCTGGCCGTAACCTGGAACCAGTTTCTAGCATCCTCACGTTGTGCCGGGGGGTCAGCGAGATCACGGTGCCAGATACTCTGCCAATGCAAGTCCACGGCGCTCCCCTCTGGTCTCATCTCGGCTGAGCCTCTCCTCCCGCGCAAGATGCGAATCATGATGAGGCCGCACACTAACGCGACGCGGAAGACGTACACACGGACAATGTACTCCTCTAGGTACGTAACCGCCGCGGCGAAATTTAATGAACGAATCGCGTGGCGGCCGTTGAACAGCAGTGTCTCGATCTCGAGACGCGAGTGGGTCTCTGTGTCAGGAAGGGTCACATGCTCTTGGCGCGCTACCATCATGAGAATTTTTACCTCGGCCCCGTCCCGCCGCGGTGGCAGCTGTCTAGCGAgctgaaagagaaagaggaggatgCAAGGACGAGAGGGGTTCGCGACGGAGAGAAGATAGAAGAGGATTATCCACTCATACAAGCGAGGTCGTGTCGTCACGTGCACCGGCATATCCGCTCGTTTATACGAGAGAGATACCTCACCCCCTTCGCGAAGGATGGCATCTAGGAGGACGGCTCCTCCGCTGGTATATATCTGCCCGGAGACTTGGTCCTGATGCCAGTTCTCTCTAGTCGAGGATCATCCAGCTCGTGGGTGCGCGCAACCTTTTGTATCTCCGACTAGTCGCTTCGAATTTCGAGTCGCGTGCTATATCGCGTGATTTCGAGGATACGAAGTGTCTgtgatttaatttcaaattgcCCAGCCGAGCACTCGCGAGTTGGAGAGCCATCCGAAGCCAGCATGTCGCCGATTAAAATGATATCGAAGTGCGTGCTGCTATTGTTCGTCTGCAGTGCAATTATTCACGCCGACGAGGACGGCAGTTTTCTCGATCGGGGATACCGCGCTCTTTATCGCGTTTACGAAGAGTGCGAGCATCGCAATATGGCTGTGTCGCCGTGTTTGAAGAAGAAGGCGATCGCCTTCTTCGAGAGGCTCGGCCGTATACAAACTTTACCGATCAGCGACAATATCGAGCTAGTTAAAGTCGCGTCCGCGACGGACGACAACTCGAAGAGCACGGTCTCCGACCTGGAGAAGACCTTGGCTAGAAGCAGCGGAGGAGCCATGGACGAAATACTCAACGATATTTTGTTCGAGCGCGTCTCCGCGCTAATGAACAGCTTCAACATGCAGATCAGCTTACCAAAGACAAATCCCGGCGAACTAAAGCGAAGTATCGAAGAAGGTCGTGGGAAAATGAAGAAGATGATGGGCATGATGATGATGGGGATGGCGATGAAGCTCGCCGCGTTAGTCCCTATCGCCATAGGCGTTCTTTTCCTACTGGCCGGCAAGGCTTTGATCATCAGCAAGATCGCTTTGGTTCTCTCGCTGATCATCGGCTTGAAGAAACTGCTCAGCCAAAAGCAAGGCGGCCACGACCACGGAGGCTGGCAACAAAGCGGAGGATGGGACAGAAGCCTGAAGGGCGCACCTGTACCGTCATTAACGGAGGCCGAGCGCGAGTACGCTCACACCTTGGCTTACAGCGCGCGGCAGAAGCATTAAACACTCGAGCGACAGGAAGCAACGGGAAATCTTCAGGTATTGGGGAGGAACAACGCCTGTATCCAAAGGAGCAGACAATACGCGATTTCAGAGACAGTTCGAGATTCGCTTACTTACGATTTCATAACTAATTATGTCGTAACGCGCCGTAATTTATGCGCGCCGCATAAATTGCGTGAAAAAGTGCGAAAGGCTGAATGCATCATCGGTGACGTAAATGCTggaatacaaaaatattaattgtgaaaaaaaaagtaataatcaAAAATGTTCGATGTACGAATAGATTCGAATGAGCGAGCTGTCTCATTcgtgtagaatttttttttttcaagtctGATCGCTTTTTGAACGATCATCGATAATGATAACGCtgctatattttaattaacgggAATTACGAACAGCGCGGTTACTTGAAATGcaatgatataataaaaatagtttcgTTACGTACGTTAcgacgcgaagaaaattttccGCTGCTCCTGGCAACACTTTgcaaagagtaaaaaaaaagaaaaagaagaaaaaactaaTGTAAATAAATCACAGCTAGAACGTGTGAAAATAACTGTGCCGGCGAACtatgaaacaaaagaaattgcaacGACAGGTGTTTGCACTTCATCTGCCCCGGCGAgcaatctaataaaataataccgaGAGAGTAATTTTCGCACACGCGAATTTCTAACGGTGTTTCAATTGGAGTTTTTGCCGATAATCGACATACGCGATCAATCACGAGACCGAGCAAAAAGACGACAGACTTGATTTCTTTAATTAGCCGAATTTGCAGTCGTTTCTCAGTACACTtgcgatatttatatttatttatcattccATATCTTATCGCACCAAGATAGGCGACaagcatatttattttagatttattaaataacccTAGAGAGAGTTCGAAGTGTGTAGCTTGCGACGAGTACTTACACGAGTAATTTTATCAACGTCTGCGTTACTAAAATCCGTGTGTTCAGTAGAGAGTAAGCGTGGCAATTAAAAcacgaatattaaaataatagcgATTAAGGTGTACTAATTCTATCGTCTGTCGACATTTATTGTAACGATTAACTCATATAGATATATTACATCTTAagaaacgtaatttatttcgtaatgaTCGTAACCATGCGGATCGTTTCGCGTAACgtattctccttttttttattttttattttttttatttttttcttctcttttctatCGTCTCTAAGACGTAAAACAATTTGATTGATTTAATACGTATATAAGTACACACGCGACGCATTCTACGAGATGTATACGAGATGCATACGTTTGACTCCGAGAAGCGATTATAAATTCGATCCTAAGTGTTACTTTGCGCACACAGGCGTTCAATACTTTCTCGAAGATAACGGTGATTAGTTGTACAAGTTTAACctgattgtaaattattacgaaataaagtCGTATGTCATTCTCACTTCTTAGCGTTATTTTTGAGCCGCACTCCTCCCGATCCCGCCCGATTTCGTTCATTAGTGTACCTTCAGCCCGAGAACGGCGGCGAACAAGGCGAAAAAGAATCCCGCAAGTAGCGTCGTTCCCTTGAGGAGAAGCAAACCTCCAAATATCGTTGGTATTAGAGCAACGAATTTGAGCTTGTACGCCATCAGCAATGCCAGCAGAGTGCGGCCGGCTTTTCGTTTCTTCCGCCGCGCTTCATCTGAAAATGTATCACATACGATATCTCAAACGtatctttttaattcaattaaattcatggtttaattgaattaaatttaacgaaataaaaatctaaacgaatataaattaatattgtttgatattatttttgcaaattacttGACGAACACGATGCGAAATGCaatatcgattattaatacaattaataaaatatgtgacacattttttttacttaatgtAACCGAAAAAAATCAACGTTACGATCGTCGAtgctgtttctttttttttatgttccaacataaataataaaaaataaaaaatgaatattgaaCAACTATATTTCGACAATAAATgccattataatattaaatgaaaaccGTTATACAACGGTATTATTAATCGTACTTCATCAAGACGGCCATTCAAATATAATACTTGCCCCGATCTTTTCGCGTTGGCGTAGGCCTTTGTGTTACGAGATAAAAGCATTTCTGACACTAAATAATgacagtaataattttttctttttttttcttttatcttacCACGTTCCTCCAGTTCGATCTTGGAGTATGCGTCGTAAATGTTCTGATCGATTGAGCGAGGGACCTTATCCCTGACATTGTGGCCGCCGGGCGAAGAAACTGAACCGCCGGACGTGACATTATCGTACGCGTACCTAAGGATCCGGTTGCCGGAAGCACCGACCTCTTCTTCCGCCTGCCATTTCTCCAACGATCTTGAACGCTCGATCGCACGACCGACGCAGTTCAAGGCCAGCAGGATCGCGACCAAGTTAACTCTCGATAGCATCTTTCCACGCGTTCATGAAGAACGGAAGTTTCTCGCCGGAAATTCACTGGCGGTGCTCGCGCGCAGGTTTCGTTTGCGGTCTCACCCTATTTCATTCGTCGAGATGTCATCGCGCACAGCTTTCCCAGGTCACGGTGCACCCGACGAACGTTATCTCGAATCGCAAGAACATCCGAACGAATGGCGGGGCAGGCACTCGTCTCTCTTATTCCACGACGGGGAAATCGAAGACGGATCACGGAAAGATGACCGCCGCGGTCGTCACGACATGCTACTTCCGCCGCTCGCGTCCGCCTTCTGCACGCTCGCTTGGTTCCCGCGTATGAAATTTCGGAATCGTTATCCCTGTGGCGGCGACATGCGAGAGGTCGGCTGGGAAATGTAGGAGTGGACAATGCAGGAATGAACGGTGCAACGAGCGACCGCGGACTAACCGATCCGCCGTTGGTCCGGCCACTCGACGACAAACTGACCGGACGCCGCGGATACCACGCCGTGCAACGCTTCAGTTGCCAAGAAAATCGGCAGTCCGTGTAAAATGAGCTCCGACTGGCGAGCCAGCGATATATACGCGCGCGGTAAACACTATGATCCAAATTGTCAGTACCGATATATGTGTCACGTTGTATCGCGGAACGGTATATACAACGCGCGGACGTGGTCGGCGAAGATAAGAAGGCTTCTGCGGGTGTTCCCGCCACGCAAAAGAAAAGGAGTGGAGGATCCCCCCCGCGCGAATAAGCGCGTTATAATGCCCCTATAGGGGCGGAAATGATCCCGCGGTATCTCGACGTCGTTTTCCGATGAGCGCGCGACTCATTTTTAGTTACGCCGCGCAGAACATCCGGGCCGAACCGAGAACCGATGAACGTTGGTCTTCGTGCTGGAAACGCTTCGTCGTGTAAGATCGCGACGATTTAATCCGCTTCGAATGTTCCCATCTCGTGGGAAAATCAGCTTACGTACGAATGCTCGGTCTAATTTTCCAATCTCTCCGATCGAAGGCTGATAATTTCCCGGCCTCTTATCCGCGGCTTTATGCCGAGCGACGCGTTCAAGACAATTTCACGCCTAGTTAATTACCGAGTTAATTAGCATCGAGCAATTTCGCgtagtttataagtttaagGCTCGTTGTAAAATTAGCCGATGGGATTTAACTGGCGGGTCCGCTGCTGATTTATTCGTGTATTTAAACGAGCTGTCGTTAGTCTTTTAATTCAGCATCGCGTATCCGTCTTTAAAACGACGTCCGGCAAGCTCGGAGAAATGTTGCGTCTCACTTCACTCCTTCCCACTCGCTTTTCAATTCTGTTACGCCACTTTCAAGTTATCGGTcagagtctttttttttttttttcgtcaacgCATTGTGCGGCGCTCGTAACAGAGCTTCGCAAACTGCGCCACATCTCGCAATTTGCCGCATATTTATCTGGAATATCTGAAGCGCTCGGAGCACGTGGTTCCGCTCAGACGCACAATAGAACTTTGCGCATTACCGCGACCGGCGACGTAAATGTTGCATCTTATTTACCCGCGGGATAAGAAATTAGAAATCTGCGTGTATACACGTCGTAGAAATCTACGTGAAAAGATTGACCGATTGCGGATGATCTcgacagaatttttttcttttttttttcttttttttttccttttttttttagttacgCCCGGCAGACATACGGGTTGCTAATAACCCACGGCAACTTTAAATGATCCTTACAATCTGATAATATTTCCATCTTGTACTTAATGCCCCAATTTGCGTATGTAGGTATATGGgttcgaaaatatttatagatatCGCACTTTCCATTCGCGATGTCTTAATTAAGACGGCGTAGCTATATTTTTTGACACGATGACGCTGATATTACTCAACTGATACGGATTCTTTGTTACTTTCTTATCTCTCTTCAACGGGAACTTGTCAgggaaatatttctttacggAGTCACGCAGTACGAgaagttaaataaaacaaatattttaattgagttGCATAATGAATAAGAAAGGAggcaattaatttgtattgtaTGCGAGATTGATACTTTGAAATGTAAATGaccgaataaattaatattactcggcGCTTAGAAAGTGGGCGGGCgtgcgtttaatatttattaaattgcgagaaaaaaaatatgatcgAATTATTCACAGCTTTGCATAATTGAGACGAAGTGAAGTTCAAAAACACCTGCTCTGCGCGCGAGATTGATGAGACAAAACGCTGGGCAACGCGCAGGATTCCATTTTATCAAATGATTAATAGCCCGAATGTTTTTCAGCAATCATGAAGTTCTTATCTGCTCTAAAAATCACGAGTCACATGCGCAACAAACTAATACTTAGCAGTCATTATCACATATGCACTCTCTCCGTAACTTTCTTCGTTCTCGGATGTTGCATCGAGCCAGTTTCACGAATAATAAAACcgtatgtgtatatatttaCTATCGCAGACATTCTGCACGCACTGATTGCGCCCTAGTACCAAAATTgtctttttaaaatgtatcgtCTCCAATTTGCTAATGAAAGATATTGCCTATACATTATAATGTTTGCCTATTGAAATCATTAGACTGGGTATTTGAAGACATATTACAGTATCGTATTAGCCAAGTCTCTCGTGTATGAAGTCGGCAACCCACATATCGCTACAGTAGTTTTATTCATAGGCTACCAAATTCTTAGAAAGAGGAGGTAAAGAATGaattgctttttcttttctttcttttttttttttccatgaaCTTAAATTCCAAATTCAGCAATTACCCGACAGTTGccgttagtaaaaaaaaaaaaaaaaaaagtaaaataaaataaaagggaacattattatactatttatatatctactttaaaaaaaatattaagcaaTTATCAAGTTCTCGAGGTATCAGAAATATACTATTGTCTTtacaataaatcaaatttcacTGACGAATAATACTCTGTAATTTGTACTAGATTTTATCAGCATAATGATTATAATTTGTAAGTTTACTCGCGTGGAACTATTATTACTGTCATTACTGTTGCCAGTCACAGTcctaattttgataaaattataggCGCTTCAAGAATAAATCTATCATTAGCGATACAACTTcgtttgtaatataaattaacgtacGATATATCTAGGTATATATAACGGTATGATATAATAAAAGGTACTACGTTAAAAATTCGAGCACGCATGAGGGTTCCAAAAAATTGCTTGGGTAATATTTcggcaatttaaaaataagtctaacgtcaatttattaatacttgaaatattttttttatacgtggtcaaatttattagaaaaaaaaatgttaccgTACCTTCGCGATGTAATTTCTAAAAGTATAATTTCGATGACGTAGCCGTTCATATCTAAATCATATAACACGTTACTCTTCATTGCTTCTCCGACACTTATCTATCGTGCTCAAGcgtataacataattttttgcGACATCGATAGAAAATACCTCGCTCGACGATGAATATGGAAACATTCTTTTTGCAGCTTTTATTTAGTAATCGAGAAGTCGATTTCTAAGGACACTTTCTTCCGCGCTTATGTTGATGCCAGTGCATAATTTTACGCGGCTTCAAACTAGAAACGTAATACTTATGACACTGCAAAAACCGATAGCCTTATTAATTAACCGCCGACTGTTGAGGTCGCGGTAAATCGGActgattattttcaataatagaTTTCGCTTTTAGACCGGGGgcgatttaatttgcattatttcTGGCTTACTTTTCTCAGCGTAAACAAGCCGTGAGTCGTGGTAGCTGGACCTTGTCTTCGCGCAACAACTATTCAAGTGTAAAACGTACTGAATTGATAATAGACGCCGTAGGATTTTACGACAAGGGACAAAGCGACGGCGAGGACGTTCGACGGAGAGAACGATCTACTTTACCCCGGTCGAAATATTCCGGAGGTGATTCTTAGTTCTCGAAAGTGGTCGACGCGAACAACGTCCAATGATCGAGGTAGACTAGCTCGGGAGGTACGGGAGTGGACGTTGGATCCTTCGTCACGCATCAGTACCAAGTTAGATGAGCAGTCTCCTCCTCTGAGCTTTTTGCGGTCCCACTATATAAACTAATGGCCCGGTCTAGCACGAATGTCAGTTAACATTGACGAAGGGATCGGTCGCGATCGCAAGATAAGCGAGGTTCTTGAAATAAAACGTGATCGTAGAGTGtgttgtaaaagaaaaaaaaaagaaaataaaaaaaagaaaaaaaaaagtataaagagACGATAAAAGGAATCTAAATGCTGGAAAGATGTTACTGCTGTATATGCTACTCTTTCTACCTGTACTCGTCGCGGCACAGGGATCGCAATCAATGAAGACATTGGACCGGGAGATGTTGCGGAACGACTCTAGAGGGTCCTTAGACTGGATCGGTGAAAGCTTTCTAAACACCATCGATACATTTTTTCCTATTTCGAAATCGCGTGACGATGCAGAAGGTACTAATAATCATTATTTGTGAATTAAGTGTGTCTCAAAACTAATACCATCTATGTTGAATTTCCTGCATGCCTGATTTATCGAGTACTTAATAACACTTCTAACCATGGACTTTTgggaaagaatttatttttaatcattaccataaaatttatatattataatttttatattattataaatatagaaaattgcTCGGCTCACGTAAGAAAGACAACATgtgaacattattttaaaaagttacaattatattttatttttattttgcgtcaCATAGAATGTGAAACAAAACAATGCTTACGATTAGTTGAGTTTTAATACGCattgatatacatttttttttttttgcagtaatTACCACaagttttctattaaaaaagtttgatgtaacaataaatttaaaaaaagaaaaaaaaaacgatataacAAGATAGCAAATCTAACGCGGTATTTTAAGCTTAATGGTAAAAAGATTTGAATAATTTGCTGTGAAACGAAGTTACGAGATCGCGTATTAATCAAACGCTGTTAAAGAAGCGTGTAATTGCACATGTTGTCCATTACGTTATGATACTTTTGGGTTTACGGACGCGCGGAATTTCTTCGATACAAAAACATAAGTGCTTTCTACTCTAGTTCATCTTTATTAACTTCCGTGACGATCGTACCTAATAAGGAAAGCATACTTCGATGAAGCTCGGTATGCACATCCTGGTTTTCGAGGGAGCAATACTTTTAAcataatataactttttaaactCAACACGTGTAATGATTAGTAGAACGTTGCGGGCAATGTAGTATATACTTataacgatatatttattttttattaaccgcgtttctatataaaatgtaaGCGGAAACGCGTGCGCTGgttcatttctttattttttatttttttttttatattacttcgtacatgttaaatatttttttttctttttctttattaattgcagggcgtaaagataaaaaatataaaaagctgAATAAATACGTTCTGCCTTTGATTATTGGATTTTTGCTGATAAAATCGATTCTACTACCCATCACGTTAAAGGCACTGGCAGTTCTAAGTGGCAAAGCTGTTGTCCTGAGTTTAATGAGCTTGATCCTCGCAGCCATAGTTGGATTAAAAAAGATCGCTCAGAAGGAGAGTAGCCACGAAGTAATGCACAAGTACAGGCGACAAGACATGTACGGTTTCGTTGACGATGTGCAAGAGTTCGAGCCCTACCGGTATTACAAAGAACGACGTAGAAAGAAGTAAAGAGAATGATTAACGGacaatgaaaagaaaaatctctgttcctcgattatttttatgcaacGTGCATGTtgtag from Cardiocondyla obscurior isolate alpha-2009 linkage group LG19, Cobs3.1, whole genome shotgun sequence includes these protein-coding regions:
- the Osi12 gene encoding uncharacterized protein Osi12; the protein is MSPIKMISKCVLLLFVCSAIIHADEDGSFLDRGYRALYRVYEECEHRNMAVSPCLKKKAIAFFERLGRIQTLPISDNIELVKVASATDDNSKSTVSDLEKTLARSSGGAMDEILNDILFERVSALMNSFNMQISLPKTNPGELKRSIEEGRGKMKKMMGMMMMGMAMKLAALVPIAIGVLFLLAGKALIISKIALVLSLIIGLKKLLSQKQGGHDHGGWQQSGGWDRSLKGAPVPSLTEAEREYAHTLAYSARQKH
- the Osi13 gene encoding uncharacterized protein Osi13 translates to MLLLYMLLFLPVLVAAQGSQSMKTLDREMLRNDSRGSLDWIGESFLNTIDTFFPISKSRDDAEGRKDKKYKKLNKYVLPLIIGFLLIKSILLPITLKALAVLSGKAVVLSLMSLILAAIVGLKKIAQKESSHEVMHKYRRQDMYGFVDDVQEFEPYRYYKERRRKK
- the LOC139109949 gene encoding uncharacterized protein — translated: MLSRVNLVAILLALNCVGRAIERSRSLEKWQAEEEVGASGNRILRYAYDNVTSGGSVSSPGGHNVRDKVPRSIDQNIYDAYSKIELEERDEARRKKRKAGRTLLALLMAYKLKFVALIPTIFGGLLLLKGTTLLAGFFFALFAAVLGLKVH